The Styela clava chromosome 2, kaStyClav1.hap1.2, whole genome shotgun sequence genome contains a region encoding:
- the LOC120331521 gene encoding uncharacterized protein LOC120331521: MDKRAKKPRLSAAVRAIVLGVVPHSEDINNKQYYWNQVPKGVFKSIRYRTHGILQWPDDWVLVANSYMNRKRDQLKKCRELIIKSIKSIYSRGCGSDQAILAMTKRKADSTSTLGAGR; this comes from the exons ATGGATAAACGGGCTAAGAAACCTCGCTTGTCAGCTGCAGTAAGGGCCATTGTTTTGGGGGTAGTACCTCATTCGGAAGACAttaataacaaacaatattattggAATCAGGTTCCGAAAGGGGTTTTTAAATCtatacggtaccgtactcaTGGAATTCTACAGTGGCCTGATGACTGGGTGCTGGTGGCAAATTCATACATGAACAGAAAAAGAGATCAACTTAAAAAG TGCAGAGAATTGATTATTAAAAGTATCAAGTCAATCTATTCGAGAGGCTGTGGATCAGATCAAGCAATCCTGGCAATGACAAAGAGGAAAGCTGACAGCACATCAACTCTAGGTGCTGGCAGGTGA